A portion of the Clostridium gelidum genome contains these proteins:
- a CDS encoding AAA family ATPase translates to MKKRIQIGISDFKDLIEGSNYFVDKSLLIKEFIENGAKIILTPRPRRFGKTLNLSMLRYFFDIRQKEETKDLFKGLKIENERNIMKLQGEYPVIFITFKNEKYTSYEDFKDGITFLMSRLYTDHDYLLESDNLSSIDKKECINIMERKVSIASLCNGISTLMGYMNKHYGRKVMLFIDEYDVPIQEGYLHGYYDDMIAVIRNLLTSALKDNQYVEKSFLTGILRVAKESIFSGLNNLEVNTILKYNFNDKFGFTENEVQELVNYYNAAENIESIKHWYNGYVFGGQVIYNPWSLLNYLKNIREGFMPYWINSSSNDLIKRLLIKGDKEIKLELQELICGNSINKVIDDTIVMSEVEDSNQNIWSFLTMNGYLKAVNTELIKGRLHCELKIPNEEVHIFYENLIEKWFQDTMTNQKYELMLTMLTTGEIEIFSGIFEQFVINNLSYFDVSGTEPERVYHAFVLGMLISLSEKYEVKSNKESGYGRYDVMLIPKDTSKIGIIMEFKKIDDFLKTTIEEATIAALKQMEDMKYSMELESRGIKHIIKLAIVFKGKEIKITQGNV, encoded by the coding sequence ATGAAGAAGCGTATACAAATAGGAATATCTGATTTTAAAGACTTAATAGAAGGTAGTAATTACTTTGTAGATAAGAGTTTATTAATAAAAGAATTCATAGAAAATGGAGCGAAAATTATATTAACACCTAGACCTAGAAGATTTGGAAAGACTTTGAATTTGAGTATGCTTAGATACTTTTTTGATATAAGACAAAAAGAAGAAACTAAAGACTTATTTAAAGGCTTAAAAATAGAAAATGAAAGAAATATAATGAAGCTTCAAGGGGAATATCCTGTTATTTTTATTACATTTAAGAATGAAAAGTATACATCTTATGAGGATTTTAAAGATGGAATAACCTTTCTTATGTCTAGATTGTATACGGATCATGATTATCTTCTTGAAAGTGATAATTTATCTTCAATAGATAAAAAGGAATGCATAAATATAATGGAAAGAAAAGTTTCTATTGCTTCTTTGTGTAATGGTATTAGTACACTTATGGGATATATGAATAAGCATTATGGGAGAAAAGTAATGTTATTTATAGATGAATATGATGTTCCAATTCAAGAAGGATATTTACATGGATACTATGATGACATGATTGCAGTAATAAGAAATTTATTAACTTCAGCTCTCAAAGATAATCAATATGTTGAAAAATCATTTCTAACAGGTATTCTTAGAGTAGCGAAAGAAAGTATTTTCTCAGGATTAAATAATTTAGAAGTAAATACTATTTTAAAATATAATTTTAATGATAAATTTGGTTTTACAGAAAATGAAGTTCAGGAATTGGTTAATTATTACAATGCCGCAGAAAATATTGAAAGTATAAAGCATTGGTATAATGGTTATGTTTTTGGTGGTCAAGTAATATACAATCCATGGTCTTTATTAAATTATTTAAAAAACATAAGAGAAGGCTTCATGCCTTATTGGATTAATAGTAGCAGCAATGATTTGATTAAGAGATTACTAATTAAAGGCGATAAAGAAATAAAGCTTGAACTTCAAGAACTTATTTGTGGCAATTCTATAAATAAGGTTATTGATGATACTATAGTAATGTCAGAAGTTGAAGATTCAAATCAAAATATTTGGAGCTTTTTGACTATGAACGGGTATTTAAAGGCTGTGAATACAGAACTTATAAAAGGGAGATTACACTGTGAACTTAAAATTCCTAATGAAGAAGTTCATATATTTTATGAAAATCTAATTGAAAAATGGTTTCAAGATACTATGACAAATCAAAAATATGAATTGATGTTAACCATGCTTACAACTGGAGAAATAGAGATATTTTCTGGAATATTTGAGCAGTTTGTAATAAACAATTTAAGTTACTTTGATGTGTCAGGAACAGAACCAGAAAGGGTTTATCATGCTTTTGTCCTTGGAATGCTTATATCACTTTCAGAGAAATATGAGGTTAAGTCTAACAAAGAAAGTGGCTATGGAAGGTACGATGTTATGTTGATTCCAAAAGATACGTCTAAAATAGGAATTATTATGGAATTTAAAAAAATAGATGATTTTTTAAAAACTACAATAGAAGAAGCAACTATAGCTGCTTTAAAGCAAATGGAAGATATGAAATATTCTATGGAACTTGAAAGCCGCGGAATAAAACATATAATAAAGCTTGCTATTGTATTTAAGGGAAAAGAAATTAAGATTACTCA
- a CDS encoding DUF5673 domain-containing protein, translating to MNKFSVFAILNILLIIIGTGLLLKDLYTLYNNGKIIIKVKGSKGLTIFWLVSLIFWCLLSWSYIKLYIHYEENSIINNIIINIFWIELSISNILRSLRSSEIRENGIYKSGYFYKWSKIRSYSWVLPNTIEFKVNTVFKTNSTLEFTINEEFKLKVDEVIQRNLAL from the coding sequence TTGAATAAGTTTTCTGTATTTGCAATTCTTAATATATTATTAATTATTATTGGAACAGGTTTGCTATTAAAAGATTTATATACATTATATAATAATGGGAAAATTATTATAAAAGTAAAAGGAAGCAAAGGCTTAACTATTTTTTGGTTGGTGTCATTAATATTTTGGTGCTTATTATCATGGTCTTACATAAAACTCTATATTCACTATGAGGAAAATAGTATTATTAATAATATTATAATAAATATATTTTGGATAGAATTATCAATCTCAAATATATTAAGGTCATTGAGAAGTTCAGAAATAAGAGAAAATGGAATATATAAATCTGGTTATTTTTACAAATGGTCTAAAATTCGGAGTTATAGTTGGGTGTTGCCAAATACAATTGAATTTAAAGTTAATACAGTTTTCAAAACTAATTCAACTCTTGAGTTTACAATAAACGAAGAATTTAAATTAAAAGTAGACGAAGTAATACAAAGAAATCTTGCTTTATAA
- a CDS encoding IS91 family transposase, translating to MNRNNQLQDILKLYGEEYFKTHSVPIYIRKTLAKEKWIFNQEKHLLPVGYFHMVFTIPNEFNTLMLLNQKVMYNVLFKAVSETLLELAKDKKYLDADIGITTILHTWGQNLMYHPHIHCIVPSGGLSNLGNKWTSSKDKFFIPVKVLSRKFRGKFLFYFKEEFKDKQFKLNKNTMQFNNNLLYKDFINEMYLKEWVVYSKAPYKNASHVLQYLGRYTHRVAISNNRIINIKDTVVTFEWRDYKDNNKKKIMSLSSNEFIRRFITHILPSGFVKIRHYGLNSNRNLNAKLKKCKILLKVYTQNENKEVLSTAELFFKITGINICKCKNCDNGNYIRKNKIEPRSTSPPLIKGAIK from the coding sequence ATGAATAGAAACAATCAACTACAGGATATATTAAAACTTTATGGTGAAGAGTATTTCAAAACCCATAGTGTTCCTATCTATATTAGAAAAACTTTAGCAAAAGAGAAATGGATTTTTAATCAAGAAAAACATCTTCTTCCGGTTGGGTATTTTCATATGGTTTTCACTATTCCAAATGAATTCAATACTTTAATGCTACTAAATCAAAAAGTTATGTATAATGTACTATTTAAAGCTGTTTCTGAAACTTTGCTAGAATTAGCAAAGGATAAAAAATATTTAGATGCTGACATAGGAATAACAACTATTTTACATACATGGGGACAAAATCTAATGTATCATCCACATATTCATTGTATAGTTCCTTCGGGCGGTTTAAGTAACTTAGGAAATAAGTGGACTAGTTCTAAGGATAAATTTTTTATTCCAGTAAAAGTTTTGTCTAGAAAATTTAGAGGAAAATTCTTGTTCTATTTTAAAGAAGAATTTAAAGATAAACAATTTAAGTTGAATAAAAATACAATGCAATTTAACAATAATTTGCTATATAAAGATTTTATAAATGAAATGTATTTAAAAGAATGGGTAGTTTATTCAAAAGCTCCATATAAAAATGCTTCACATGTACTGCAATATTTAGGAAGATATACTCATAGAGTTGCAATATCTAATAATAGAATAATTAATATTAAAGATACTGTAGTTACTTTTGAATGGAGAGACTATAAAGATAACAATAAGAAAAAGATTATGTCACTATCATCAAATGAATTTATTCGCAGGTTTATTACTCACATATTACCATCTGGATTTGTTAAAATACGTCATTATGGATTAAACAGCAATAGAAATTTAAATGCAAAATTAAAAAAATGTAAAATATTATTAAAAGTATATACGCAGAATGAAAATAAAGAGGTGCTGTCGACAGCGGAGCTATTTTTTAAAATTACAGGTATTAACATATGTAAATGTAAAAATTGTGATAATGGTAATTATATAAGAAAAAATAAGATTGAGCCTCGGAGCACATCGCCACCTTTAATAAAAGGAGCAATTAAATAA
- a CDS encoding tyrosine-type recombinase/integrase has product MTELQVNFHKDLVIRGFTESTIKNYLLVVGEFENFVALSPELFEEKHAVNFLYDCITNRKLKEDTVNYKNSIIKFLFVVTLNKEWNNLKVPRMKKRKTLPVVLSKSEVKEFLDSIDNLRYKTIFSVIYSGGLRLSEVAKLKVTDIDSNDMKIIVRDGKGKKDRHTLLAQSNLILLREYWKMYKPNNYLFLGRDGVNHLKNRAIQLAFTKYLNKTNIKKKAHIHTLRHSFATHLLDAGTDIIYIQRLLGHSSITTTTVYLHLRDYRVLKIQSPADLLDE; this is encoded by the coding sequence ATGACTGAATTACAAGTCAATTTTCATAAAGATTTAGTAATACGTGGATTTACAGAATCCACTATTAAAAATTACCTACTAGTTGTGGGTGAATTTGAAAACTTTGTAGCATTATCACCCGAGCTTTTCGAAGAAAAGCATGCGGTAAATTTTCTATATGATTGTATCACAAATAGAAAGTTAAAAGAAGATACTGTTAACTATAAAAATTCAATAATAAAATTCCTTTTTGTTGTTACATTAAATAAGGAATGGAATAATTTAAAAGTCCCACGAATGAAGAAGAGAAAAACTCTTCCGGTAGTACTTTCTAAAAGTGAGGTTAAAGAGTTTCTTGATTCTATTGATAATCTGCGTTATAAAACAATTTTCTCAGTAATTTATTCTGGTGGTTTAAGATTAAGTGAAGTTGCAAAATTAAAAGTTACGGATATCGATAGTAACGACATGAAAATAATTGTTAGAGATGGTAAAGGAAAAAAGGATAGACATACTTTATTAGCACAAAGTAATCTTATACTTTTAAGAGAATATTGGAAAATGTACAAGCCTAACAATTATTTATTTCTTGGAAGAGATGGTGTAAATCACTTAAAAAATAGAGCAATTCAACTTGCTTTTACAAAATATCTAAATAAAACTAATATTAAGAAGAAGGCTCATATTCATACTTTACGCCATTCTTTCGCTACGCATCTTTTAGATGCAGGTACGGATATAATTTATATCCAAAGATTACTGGGACATTCTAGCATAACTACAACAACAGTATATCTTCATTTAAGAGATTATAGAGTCTTAAAAATACAAAGTCCGGCTGATTTATTAGATGAATAG
- the tnpC gene encoding IS66 family transposase: protein MDILDLEDQLDKKTKLLISKMEKDIESKDKEIDDLKKELAFLKGQLLNKNRKIFGQSSEQVDSRQLSLFNDAEKNSDIKIDEPSIEEITYTRKKSSSHLGKKDNLSGLDRVTIEHKLADSETFCDKCGNDLIIIGKKSKEILKYKPAELYIEEHISYTYACKNCEADADKANIISAKIPNTFLYKSMASNELLAHVVSMKYQYAMPLYRMESYFKMMNVNLSRQTLSNWIISCANELQPVFHYMKEELLRRNYIHADETYVKVIEENGKDSNSKRFMWLYRSGGIENHIILYDYQKTRSGSCAEEFLEGFSGYLQTDGYDGYNKVKNIKRLYCMAHIRRKFFDIISTLNPEALKQSHAIEGFNYCERLYKVEKDLREQYICSDDYYGDRHAIRLKRSAPILNKFQEYVDNEIVNALPKSPLGKALAYAQKLLPYMRTFLTNGCLEIDNNAAERAIKPFVIGRKNWMFSKTVKGAKSSALLYSITETAKANGLAVEKYLVYLFEMFANSEVKEMDILEKCMPWSESIPDELRVKTTK from the coding sequence ATGGATATTTTAGATTTAGAAGATCAACTTGATAAAAAAACAAAATTATTGATTTCTAAAATGGAAAAAGACATTGAATCAAAAGATAAGGAAATTGATGATTTAAAAAAGGAATTGGCTTTTCTTAAAGGACAGCTCCTTAATAAAAACAGAAAAATTTTTGGACAATCTAGTGAACAAGTTGATTCAAGACAGCTCTCACTTTTTAATGATGCTGAAAAAAACAGTGATATTAAAATAGATGAGCCTTCCATTGAAGAAATTACATATACAAGAAAAAAATCATCTTCTCATTTAGGAAAGAAAGATAATCTATCCGGCCTAGATAGAGTTACAATTGAGCATAAACTTGCTGACTCTGAAACATTTTGCGATAAATGTGGGAATGATTTAATTATAATCGGTAAAAAATCAAAAGAAATTTTAAAATATAAGCCAGCAGAACTTTACATAGAAGAACATATTTCATATACATATGCTTGCAAAAATTGCGAAGCGGATGCTGATAAAGCCAATATAATTTCTGCAAAAATTCCAAATACTTTCTTATATAAAAGTATGGCTTCAAATGAATTATTAGCTCATGTTGTGAGCATGAAATATCAATATGCAATGCCATTATATAGAATGGAATCATATTTTAAGATGATGAATGTTAATCTTTCAAGACAGACATTATCCAACTGGATAATAAGTTGTGCAAATGAACTTCAGCCTGTTTTTCATTATATGAAAGAGGAACTCTTAAGAAGAAATTATATCCACGCCGATGAAACTTATGTGAAGGTTATTGAGGAAAATGGAAAAGACTCCAACTCAAAAAGGTTCATGTGGCTATATCGCTCCGGAGGCATAGAGAACCATATAATTTTATATGATTATCAGAAAACAAGATCTGGTTCTTGTGCTGAAGAATTTCTTGAAGGTTTCTCTGGATATCTTCAAACAGATGGATATGATGGCTATAATAAAGTTAAGAATATAAAAAGACTATATTGTATGGCCCATATTCGAAGAAAATTCTTTGATATAATATCAACCTTAAACCCCGAAGCTCTAAAGCAGTCTCACGCAATAGAAGGGTTTAATTATTGTGAGCGACTTTATAAAGTTGAAAAAGATCTAAGGGAACAATATATATGTAGTGATGATTATTATGGTGATCGACATGCAATAAGGCTCAAGAGATCTGCACCCATTCTTAATAAATTTCAAGAATATGTAGATAATGAAATTGTTAATGCTCTTCCTAAAAGTCCTTTAGGTAAAGCTCTTGCATATGCTCAAAAGTTGTTGCCATATATGAGAACTTTCTTGACAAATGGATGTCTTGAAATTGATAATAATGCAGCTGAAAGAGCTATAAAACCATTTGTAATTGGCAGAAAAAACTGGATGTTCTCCAAGACAGTAAAAGGCGCAAAATCAAGTGCATTACTTTATAGTATTACTGAAACGGCTAAAGCCAATGGCTTAGCAGTGGAAAAGTATTTAGTATATTTATTTGAAATGTTTGCAAATTCAGAAGTTAAGGAAATGGACATACTAGAAAAATGTATGCCATGGTCTGAAAGCATTCCAGATGAACTGCGCGTTAAGACTACCAAATAA
- the tnpB gene encoding IS66 family insertion sequence element accessory protein TnpB (TnpB, as the term is used for proteins encoded by IS66 family insertion elements, is considered an accessory protein, since TnpC, encoded by a neighboring gene, is a DDE family transposase.), translating into MFNLNKVNTVYLACGITDLRKSIDGLVVIVQTQLKLDPFEKALFVFCNRQMNKIKILHFDEGFWLYYFRLENSKLKWLLMGYEVRTKSKFKPIEVRNSF; encoded by the coding sequence ATGTTTAATCTTAATAAAGTTAATACAGTTTATCTTGCATGTGGAATAACAGATTTGAGAAAAAGTATTGATGGACTAGTAGTGATTGTGCAAACGCAGCTAAAGTTGGATCCGTTTGAAAAAGCCTTGTTTGTTTTTTGCAATAGGCAAATGAATAAAATTAAGATACTTCACTTTGATGAAGGATTCTGGCTGTACTATTTCCGACTTGAAAATAGTAAATTGAAATGGTTGCTTATGGGATATGAAGTTAGAACTAAGTCTAAATTTAAGCCAATTGAAGTAAGAAATAGCTTTTAA
- the tnpA gene encoding IS66 family insertion sequence element accessory protein TnpA, translating to MNNNEKINWREIVATFSSYEGTLGTFCNANHITKSQFHYYKKKFKNEDNNLQFHAISMREEKVTTEVTVVPADRPNIIIEIGAAKIYVPANEIAILSKLLKDLITNV from the coding sequence ATGAATAATAATGAGAAGATAAATTGGAGAGAAATTGTTGCTACCTTTTCTTCTTACGAAGGAACGTTAGGAACTTTCTGCAATGCAAATCACATTACTAAAAGTCAATTTCATTACTATAAAAAGAAATTCAAGAATGAAGATAATAATTTACAGTTTCATGCAATTTCAATGAGAGAAGAAAAAGTAACAACTGAAGTCACCGTAGTTCCAGCTGATAGACCTAATATAATAATAGAAATAGGAGCCGCTAAAATATATGTACCGGCTAATGAAATAGCTATTTTGAGTAAGTTGCTTAAGGATTTGATTACAAATGTTTAA
- a CDS encoding AraC family transcriptional regulator encodes MGWIEGIGEAINYIEENITEEITIKNIAKKTFISTFYFQKGFAMLCGFTVGEYIRQRRLTLAGSELVSTDEKIIDIALKYGYASPDSFTKAFTRFHGVTPTAVRKDGAMIKSFAPLKIKFLLEGGYIMDYKIVKKDSFTVMGVSKVFKYDSATTEIPPFWTEHYQTGKGKIVCGMYGISIDESMGSDEFEYLIADNYNPSIEIPNGFVTKIIPKFTWAVFACKGAMPKSLQDVNKKIFSEWLPNCKDYEIAAGYNIEMYSDIADYPQGVQDENYYSEIWIPVKKK; translated from the coding sequence ATGGGATGGATTGAAGGAATCGGTGAAGCTATCAACTATATTGAGGAGAATATTACTGAAGAAATCACAATAAAAAATATTGCAAAAAAAACATTTATATCGACCTTCTATTTCCAAAAAGGCTTTGCAATGCTTTGTGGTTTTACGGTCGGAGAGTATATCAGGCAACGCAGGCTTACCCTTGCCGGCAGTGAGCTTGTTTCTACTGATGAAAAAATTATTGATATTGCACTGAAATATGGCTATGCCTCACCAGATAGTTTCACAAAAGCTTTTACTCGATTTCATGGTGTGACACCTACTGCTGTTAGAAAAGATGGAGCAATGATTAAATCGTTTGCTCCGCTGAAAATTAAATTTTTATTGGAAGGCGGTTATATTATGGATTACAAAATTGTTAAAAAAGATTCATTTACTGTCATGGGCGTATCAAAGGTGTTTAAATATGATAGTGCAACTACAGAAATTCCACCGTTTTGGACAGAGCATTATCAAACAGGAAAAGGGAAAATTGTATGTGGAATGTACGGAATAAGCATAGATGAGAGCATGGGTTCAGATGAGTTTGAATATTTGATTGCAGACAATTATAATCCATCCATAGAAATACCTAATGGTTTTGTTACAAAGATTATTCCTAAATTCACGTGGGCTGTTTTTGCTTGCAAGGGCGCAATGCCGAAATCTCTGCAAGATGTAAACAAAAAGATTTTCTCAGAATGGCTGCCTAATTGCAAGGATTATGAAATTGCTGCAGGTTATAATATTGAAATGTACTCTGATATAGCTGATTATCCTCAAGGTGTTCAAGATGAAAACTACTACAGCGAAATTTGGATTCCTGTTAAGAAAAAATAA
- a CDS encoding IS3 family transposase (programmed frameshift) produces the protein MSNKLFTKEEIELISRNKYVKNVSERSITYTDEFRRIFISEYEKGKFPRKIFEESDFVISILEIGRIESISKKWRAAYKENGIHGLDDTRKGKAGRPRDKELSIDEKYERLKVQTTLLKAENELLKKLDFDRKESDKTKIGSLTKENFILIKSVIKKYKLKNMTSYLCTLAGVSRSGYYNYFSAKSECLRSKRNDNDLEVKDIILKAFNFKKHKKGARQIKMVLKSQYGVVYNLKRIRRLMKKYDIVCPYRKANPYRRMVKATKEHKVLPNVLNRNFKQNTPGKVLLTDITYLFYKNKSKKAYLSTIKDASTNEIMAYNVSDSLTLDIVIDTITNLKKSKSVKFHPEAFIHSDQGSHYTSPKFQKLVKECGFGQSMSRRGNCWDNAPQESFFGHFKDEVNIKQCQTLEDLKNEIDQYMIYYNNYRYQWNLKRMTPVEYRNHLIDSTQYF, from the exons ATGAGTAATAAGTTATTTACAAAAGAAGAAATAGAATTGATATCTAGAAATAAATATGTAAAAAATGTTAGTGAAAGATCAATTACATATACAGATGAATTCAGACGAATTTTTATATCAGAATACGAAAAAGGAAAGTTTCCACGAAAGATATTTGAAGAATCTGATTTCGTGATAAGTATCTTAGAGATTGGACGAATTGAATCGATAAGTAAAAAATGGCGTGCTGCCTATAAGGAAAACGGTATACATGGTTTAGATGATACAAGAAAAGGCAAAGCTGGGCGACCTCGTGATAAGGAACTTTCTATAGACGAAAAATATGAACGTCTTAAAGTACAAACTACTCTACTGAAAGCTGAGAATGAATTATTAAAAAAACTCGATT TTGATAGAAAGGAGAGTGATAAAACGAAAATAGGTTCATTAACAAAAGAAAATTTCATTCTTATTAAATCAGTAATTAAAAAATATAAATTAAAGAATATGACAAGCTATTTATGCACATTAGCTGGTGTATCACGTTCTGGATATTATAATTATTTTTCAGCAAAATCCGAATGCTTGCGCAGCAAGCGCAACGATAATGATTTGGAAGTTAAAGATATAATTTTAAAGGCATTCAACTTCAAAAAACATAAAAAAGGTGCAAGACAAATAAAGATGGTATTGAAATCTCAATATGGAGTTGTATATAATCTAAAACGTATTCGCAGACTTATGAAAAAATATGACATAGTTTGTCCTTATAGAAAAGCAAATCCATATAGACGAATGGTAAAAGCAACTAAAGAACATAAAGTCTTACCTAATGTGCTTAATAGGAATTTCAAACAGAATACCCCTGGCAAAGTATTGCTTACGGATATTACCTATTTGTTCTATAAAAATAAAAGCAAAAAGGCTTATTTGTCGACCATTAAAGATGCATCAACTAATGAAATAATGGCTTATAATGTATCTGATAGTCTCACATTAGATATAGTTATCGATACTATCACCAATCTTAAGAAATCAAAAAGTGTAAAATTTCATCCTGAAGCTTTCATTCATTCAGATCAAGGATCACACTACACAAGTCCTAAATTTCAGAAGTTAGTAAAAGAATGTGGGTTTGGTCAATCTATGTCTAGACGAGGAAACTGTTGGGACAACGCCCCGCAGGAATCATTCTTTGGGCATTTCAAAGATGAAGTAAACATAAAACAATGCCAAACATTAGAAGACCTAAAAAATGAGATAGACCAGTACATGATTTATTATAACAACTATAGATATCAATGGAATTTAAAAAGGATGACTCCTGTTGAATACAGAAATCATCTCATTGATTCTACACAGTATTTTTAA
- a CDS encoding N-acetyltransferase yields MIKNFDLSKLNSVMKIWIDTNIDAHNFIQKEYWINNYDLVKQMLPLADIYIFEENNVIKGFIGVIEENYIAGLFVKKEYQGKGIGQKLIDYCKSKYLLLKLDVFIKNKNAVNFYYKNGFKVLDEHFSEETNEIEYTMSFGNK; encoded by the coding sequence ATGATTAAAAATTTTGATTTAAGTAAATTAAATTCAGTAATGAAAATTTGGATTGACACTAATATAGATGCCCATAATTTTATACAAAAGGAATACTGGATTAATAATTATGATTTGGTTAAACAAATGTTACCATTAGCTGATATTTATATATTTGAAGAAAATAATGTTATAAAGGGTTTTATAGGGGTTATAGAAGAAAATTATATAGCAGGACTTTTTGTGAAAAAAGAATATCAAGGAAAAGGCATAGGTCAGAAGTTAATAGATTATTGTAAGTCTAAATATTTGCTTCTTAAATTAGATGTGTTTATAAAAAACAAAAATGCAGTGAATTTTTATTATAAAAACGGTTTTAAAGTTTTGGATGAACATTTTAGTGAAGAAACGAATGAGATTGAATATACTATGTCTTTTGGTAATAAATAA
- a CDS encoding alpha/beta fold hydrolase, with protein MSLFWAHTPAFKDDSGNEIPNSISEMRMVTIEKTKQFVLIRGESISNPVLLLLHGGPGSPETGLFRYYNYSLEKKFVVVYWDQRVCGKSYTKKSVGEPLSVNMFVDDVCELAQYLRSNLKKEKIFLLGHSWGTLIGTMAAHRVPELFYAYVGTGQVSSMPAGELESYRFAINAAKESNNKKALKELKEIGEPENGIYKCGISGIKRERKWLTYFGGAIYGEKSFLPLLKKLLITNEYNIIDFYHFFKGMNAPSRNKMSQGEFLKINLFETVKELEIPVYFFLGRHDYQIPSSVAEKYFNYLKAPKKTLEWFEESAHCSCFEESSKFNKLMVEKVLKENIKNLV; from the coding sequence ATGTCATTATTTTGGGCACATACACCTGCGTTTAAAGATGATTCAGGGAATGAAATACCAAATAGTATTTCAGAAATGAGAATGGTCACAATCGAGAAGACTAAACAGTTTGTATTGATTCGTGGGGAAAGTATATCTAATCCTGTTTTACTTCTATTACATGGTGGGCCAGGCTCACCTGAAACAGGACTTTTCAGGTATTATAATTATTCGTTAGAGAAGAAATTTGTTGTTGTTTATTGGGATCAACGAGTATGCGGAAAATCTTATACAAAAAAATCTGTTGGAGAGCCTTTGTCAGTCAATATGTTTGTTGATGATGTTTGTGAGTTAGCTCAATATTTAAGATCGAACTTAAAGAAAGAAAAAATATTTTTATTAGGCCATTCATGGGGAACTCTTATAGGAACCATGGCAGCCCATAGGGTCCCAGAACTTTTCTATGCCTATGTTGGAACAGGACAAGTATCCAGCATGCCAGCTGGTGAGTTGGAATCTTATAGATTTGCAATAAATGCTGCTAAGGAGAGCAATAATAAAAAAGCGCTTAAGGAGTTAAAAGAAATAGGCGAACCAGAAAATGGGATATATAAATGTGGTATTTCAGGAATTAAAAGAGAAAGAAAATGGCTTACTTATTTTGGAGGCGCAATTTACGGAGAAAAAAGCTTTTTACCACTTTTAAAAAAATTACTCATTACTAATGAATATAACATTATTGATTTTTATCATTTTTTTAAAGGAATGAACGCTCCATCGAGAAATAAAATGTCGCAAGGTGAATTTTTAAAAATAAATCTTTTTGAAACTGTTAAAGAGTTGGAGATTCCGGTTTATTTTTTCCTTGGAAGACACGATTATCAGATTCCTTCCAGTGTAGCAGAAAAATATTTTAATTATTTGAAGGCTCCAAAGAAAACTCTTGAATGGTTTGAAGAGTCAGCACATTGCTCTTGCTTTGAAGAATCCAGCAAATTCAATAAGCTTATGGTTGAAAAGGTGCTAAAAGAAAATATAAAAAACTTAGTTTAA
- a CDS encoding VOC family protein, which produces MKFTCPLIAVSDLEASKKFYKEVLGQEILLDLGWNVTFSGIFAIQLNFADIVSIDKKTVMKRSHNFELYFEEDDFDAFIEHLKKFEEIEYVHQPKKYEWQQRVVRIYDPDKHIIEIGESMAVIAKRYLNQGLSIEETANIIQHPIEFVKNCK; this is translated from the coding sequence TTGAAATTTACATGTCCATTAATTGCAGTTAGTGATTTAGAAGCTTCCAAGAAATTTTATAAGGAAGTACTTGGTCAAGAGATTTTATTGGATCTTGGCTGGAATGTTACATTTAGTGGTATATTTGCAATACAGCTTAATTTTGCTGATATTGTATCAATAGACAAAAAAACAGTTATGAAAAGGTCACATAATTTTGAATTGTATTTTGAGGAAGATGATTTTGATGCCTTTATTGAACATTTAAAGAAATTTGAAGAAATTGAATATGTTCATCAACCTAAAAAGTATGAGTGGCAGCAGCGAGTAGTTAGAATATATGACCCTGACAAGCATATTATTGAAATTGGAGAATCAATGGCAGTCATTGCAAAACGTTATTTAAATCAAGGTTTATCCATTGAGGAAACTGCTAATATTATTCAACATCCAATTGAATTTGTAAAGAACTGTAAATAG